From Butyricimonas paravirosa, one genomic window encodes:
- the polA gene encoding DNA polymerase I: MMTNEEKKLYLLDAYALIYRSYYAFINNPRITTTGINTSATFGFFNFLLELLELEKPTHLAVVFDPEGPTFRHEMYPPYKAQRPPMPEDLRKSVPYIKSIIEGLGIKSIVVSGFEADDVIGTLAKRGEKEGFQVYMITPDKDYAQLVSERVFMYKPGRAGNKSEVWGIPEVLDHFGIERVEQVIDILGLMGDTADNVPGCDGVGPKSAATLIYKYGSIEGVYQHIDELKGKQKERLLCCQDTVFLSKELVTINTEVPTDVNAEDLALGEIQDDVLKPIFNELELFSLAKRVFMIEHEENLVETIHPEEVDYREITTVAERDELLQKLSEAPEYVLNVIFGDGTIYNSYPDYLCFSTAVNTACYLRLPSAKDKAEDVIRLFKPILEDQNKVLISNDVKDDIIWLRRAGVEILNKIFDVKIAHYVLQPDSSHELERVALEMLNYRLIKGDNTENPQLSLFPDEGAKKDKDFAERTDILFRLKGKLEEALQEVGLYKLYEEIEMPLVSVLADMEYEGVSIDKVALDELSEDLKIRIAETEKIIYEMAGKEFNISSPKQLGEILFDQMNIDPGNKKTKTGQYSTSEQVLSKLEDAHPIVGHILNYRGLKKLLTTYAEALPTYIDPATGKIHTHFNQAEAATGRLSSLNPNLQNIPIRTAEGRNIRKAFITGDPDYGFFSADYSQVELRLMAHLSGTPELINAFLKGEDVHAATASKIYHVPLDEVTPEMRRRAKTANFGIIYGISAWGLAERLKISRKEGKELIEGYFALYPGVKRYMEESVEKARKKGYVETIMGRRRYLRDINSRNAVVRGVAERNAVNAPIQGSAADIIKKAMICIHQKLKERGLRSKMILQVHDELNFKCHHEEIEELKNLVVDCMEHVVSLAVPLTVGTGYGKSWYEAH, from the coding sequence ATGATGACTAATGAGGAGAAAAAATTGTACTTACTGGATGCTTACGCGTTGATTTACCGTTCATATTACGCGTTTATCAATAATCCCCGGATCACGACGACGGGAATAAATACATCGGCCACTTTCGGTTTTTTTAATTTTTTACTGGAATTGCTTGAATTGGAAAAACCGACTCATCTGGCAGTAGTTTTTGACCCGGAAGGTCCTACTTTCCGTCATGAAATGTACCCTCCTTACAAGGCCCAGCGCCCCCCGATGCCGGAGGACCTGAGAAAGTCGGTTCCTTATATTAAAAGTATTATTGAAGGATTAGGCATTAAATCAATTGTTGTCAGCGGGTTTGAGGCGGACGACGTGATCGGTACGCTGGCTAAGCGGGGAGAGAAAGAAGGGTTTCAGGTATATATGATCACGCCGGATAAAGATTACGCCCAGTTGGTCAGCGAACGAGTGTTCATGTATAAACCGGGGCGTGCCGGAAATAAATCTGAAGTGTGGGGTATTCCGGAAGTATTGGATCATTTCGGGATCGAGCGGGTGGAACAGGTGATCGATATTCTTGGTTTGATGGGTGACACGGCGGATAACGTGCCGGGATGTGATGGTGTCGGACCGAAAAGTGCTGCCACATTGATTTATAAATATGGAAGTATAGAAGGGGTATATCAACATATAGATGAACTGAAAGGCAAACAAAAAGAGCGCTTGTTGTGTTGTCAGGATACTGTCTTTTTATCAAAGGAACTGGTGACGATCAACACGGAAGTACCCACGGATGTAAATGCTGAAGATTTGGCATTGGGTGAGATTCAAGACGATGTGTTAAAGCCGATCTTCAATGAATTGGAGCTTTTCTCTCTGGCAAAGCGAGTGTTCATGATAGAACACGAGGAAAATTTGGTAGAAACCATTCACCCGGAAGAAGTCGATTACCGGGAAATCACTACCGTGGCGGAACGGGATGAATTACTTCAAAAGTTGAGTGAGGCCCCGGAATACGTGTTGAACGTGATCTTTGGAGATGGCACGATTTATAACTCTTATCCGGACTATCTCTGTTTTTCAACAGCCGTTAATACTGCCTGTTATCTGCGATTACCTTCAGCGAAAGATAAGGCCGAGGACGTGATTCGTTTATTTAAACCTATTCTTGAAGATCAGAACAAAGTTTTGATTTCGAATGACGTGAAGGACGATATTATTTGGTTAAGAAGAGCCGGGGTAGAGATTCTAAATAAAATATTTGATGTCAAGATTGCACATTACGTTCTACAACCGGATAGTTCCCACGAACTGGAACGTGTTGCTTTGGAAATGCTGAATTATCGTTTGATAAAAGGAGATAATACCGAGAATCCTCAATTATCCTTATTTCCCGATGAAGGAGCTAAGAAAGACAAGGATTTCGCCGAACGTACGGATATATTATTCCGCTTGAAAGGAAAACTGGAAGAGGCTTTACAGGAAGTCGGGCTTTATAAGCTGTACGAAGAAATTGAAATGCCCTTGGTATCTGTTCTGGCCGACATGGAGTACGAGGGTGTGTCCATTGATAAGGTGGCACTGGATGAGCTATCCGAGGATTTGAAAATAAGAATCGCGGAGACAGAGAAAATCATATATGAAATGGCCGGTAAAGAATTCAATATTAGCTCTCCCAAGCAGTTGGGCGAGATATTATTCGACCAGATGAACATTGATCCCGGCAACAAGAAAACCAAAACAGGCCAATACAGTACCTCCGAACAGGTGTTGTCAAAATTAGAAGATGCACACCCGATTGTAGGACATATACTTAATTACCGGGGATTAAAGAAATTGTTGACCACGTATGCGGAGGCTTTACCCACGTATATTGATCCGGCAACCGGAAAGATTCACACGCATTTTAACCAAGCGGAGGCGGCAACCGGAAGATTGAGTAGCTTGAATCCGAACTTGCAAAATATACCTATCCGGACAGCCGAAGGTCGGAACATTCGGAAAGCTTTTATCACGGGAGATCCGGATTATGGGTTCTTCTCGGCCGACTATTCACAGGTAGAGTTAAGATTGATGGCACATTTAAGTGGTACGCCGGAGCTGATCAATGCTTTCCTGAAAGGGGAAGACGTCCATGCTGCAACGGCATCTAAAATTTATCACGTGCCTTTGGACGAGGTGACCCCGGAGATGAGACGACGGGCGAAAACGGCTAATTTCGGGATTATTTACGGTATTTCGGCTTGGGGATTGGCGGAACGGCTGAAAATTTCCCGGAAAGAGGGTAAGGAACTGATTGAAGGCTATTTTGCCCTTTATCCCGGAGTGAAACGTTACATGGAAGAATCCGTGGAGAAAGCCCGGAAAAAAGGGTACGTGGAGACGATCATGGGCCGCCGTCGTTATCTGAGAGATATAAATTCCCGGAACGCGGTTGTACGGGGTGTTGCCGAGCGAAACGCGGTAAACGCTCCTATCCAGGGATCGGCAGCCGATATTATTAAGAAAGCGATGATATGTATTCATCAGAAATTAAAAGAACGGGGATTACGTTCCAAGATGATTTTGCAGGTGCATGACGAGTTGAACTTCAAATGTCATCACGAGGAAATCGAGGAATTGAAGAATCTCGTGGTGGATTGCATGGAACACGTTGTGAGCTTAGCGGTGCCTTTAACCGTGGGTACGGGCTACGGGAAAAGCTGGTACGAGGCACATTAA
- the yidD gene encoding membrane protein insertion efficiency factor YidD gives MKKIVVGILLIPIKFYQLCISPWTPPSCRYTPTCSQYAVEALRKHGPVKGLYLAIKRICSCHPWGGSGYDPVP, from the coding sequence TTGAAAAAGATAGTGGTGGGGATATTGCTGATACCTATTAAATTTTATCAGTTATGCATTTCTCCCTGGACACCCCCGAGTTGCCGCTATACCCCGACGTGTTCACAATACGCGGTGGAGGCGTTACGGAAACACGGTCCGGTAAAAGGATTATACCTCGCGATAAAACGGATATGTTCCTGCCATCCATGGGGAGGTTCGGGCTACGATCCGGTGCCGTGA
- the rnpA gene encoding ribonuclease P protein component, producing the protein MDIKRCPFFVCLHSYMDETIKYTFCKEERLCRKGGFEELLSSGYSFVSYPLRVVIRLYPREEKDFPARIAVSVSKRRFKRAVKRNRVKRLIRETYRLNKNILYSYIPEDKTMDILFIYLHDEIFEYGKIEKAITGAIKKIRSYIEKDSGGDIADTY; encoded by the coding sequence ATGGACATCAAACGATGTCCATTTTTTGTATGTTTGCACTCGTATATGGATGAAACGATAAAATACACGTTTTGCAAGGAAGAACGGCTATGCCGGAAGGGGGGATTCGAGGAACTTCTGTCCTCGGGTTATAGTTTCGTGTCTTATCCGTTACGAGTGGTAATCCGGTTATACCCGAGGGAAGAGAAAGATTTCCCGGCCCGAATAGCCGTGAGCGTTTCTAAAAGGCGTTTCAAGCGAGCCGTGAAACGTAACCGGGTAAAACGTTTGATTCGGGAGACCTATCGTCTGAATAAAAATATATTGTACTCTTATATCCCGGAGGATAAAACGATGGATATATTGTTCATATATTTGCATGATGAAATTTTTGAATATGGTAAAATCGAAAAAGCGATAACCGGTGCTATTAAAAAAATTAGGAGCTATATTGAAAAAGATAGTGGTGGGGATATTGCTGATACCTATTAA
- a CDS encoding S41 family peptidase: protein MRKNTRVIIFISGVLLLAFGMLGLKEDDKRFQISKGLDIFATLFRDVNLFYVDDVQPEKMVQDGIDAMLKKLDPYTVYYPETKLDEFKMMTTGEYAGIGSVIGMKDDYVVIREPYKGSPSYKAGLLPGDLILAVDGENMKGKNVEYVSSRLKGQPGKEVVLKLQRVGEEKPLEKRVLREVVQVPSVPYYGMLNNEIGYIYFTGFTDKAADDVRSAIMDLKNRGAQSLVLDLRGNGGGLLDQAVEIANFFLPKGSLIVSTKGKMKQWDKEYRTTRNPLLPDMKLAVLIDRASASASEILSGSLQDYDRAVVIGERSFGKGLVQTTRDLVYNTKLKVTTAKYYIPSGRCIQAVDYSHRNPDGSVGTIPDSLMKPFKTKVGRTVYDGGGITPDVKIEPEKYAKVTQELVLQDMIFDFVNEYAATHPTIAAPSEFVLSDELFNEFKEYLKKREFEYETASQLVLERLVKATQDEKYYDQVSSQVEQLKNSLGHSIDRDLDVFKKEISDILSDQLMERYYMQEGVIEYHIRNDKDIAKALEVLSNNEEYQKILK, encoded by the coding sequence ATGAGAAAAAATACACGTGTAATTATCTTCATTTCGGGAGTCTTGTTACTGGCTTTCGGGATGCTTGGCTTGAAGGAAGACGATAAAAGATTCCAGATTAGTAAGGGATTGGATATTTTTGCCACGCTTTTCCGGGACGTGAATCTTTTTTACGTGGATGACGTGCAGCCGGAGAAAATGGTGCAGGACGGGATTGACGCCATGTTGAAGAAACTGGACCCCTACACGGTTTATTACCCGGAAACTAAGTTGGATGAGTTCAAGATGATGACAACGGGCGAATACGCCGGGATCGGTTCCGTGATCGGTATGAAGGATGATTACGTGGTGATCCGCGAACCCTATAAGGGATCTCCTTCTTACAAGGCCGGGTTACTTCCGGGTGATTTAATTCTGGCTGTTGACGGGGAAAATATGAAGGGAAAGAATGTCGAGTACGTGAGTTCCCGTCTGAAAGGACAACCCGGTAAAGAGGTGGTCCTTAAACTGCAACGTGTCGGGGAAGAAAAGCCTTTGGAGAAGCGGGTTCTTCGGGAAGTCGTACAGGTTCCCAGTGTTCCTTACTACGGGATGCTGAATAACGAGATTGGGTACATCTATTTTACCGGTTTCACGGATAAGGCTGCCGACGACGTGAGAAGCGCGATCATGGATTTGAAAAACCGGGGAGCGCAGTCCCTTGTTCTTGATCTTCGCGGTAACGGGGGAGGATTGCTGGACCAAGCAGTGGAGATTGCCAATTTCTTCCTGCCCAAAGGTTCCTTGATTGTAAGCACGAAAGGAAAGATGAAACAATGGGATAAGGAATATCGCACGACGAGAAATCCCTTGTTGCCGGATATGAAACTGGCCGTACTGATCGATCGGGCATCAGCCTCAGCCTCGGAGATCCTTTCCGGTTCTTTGCAGGATTACGATCGGGCGGTTGTAATCGGTGAACGTTCATTCGGTAAGGGATTGGTGCAGACAACCCGTGATCTGGTCTATAACACGAAATTAAAGGTAACCACGGCGAAATATTATATCCCTAGCGGACGCTGTATTCAAGCGGTAGATTATTCCCACCGTAATCCGGATGGTAGTGTGGGTACGATTCCCGATTCTTTAATGAAACCCTTTAAAACGAAAGTAGGGAGAACCGTGTATGACGGTGGTGGTATTACGCCGGACGTGAAGATTGAACCGGAGAAATACGCTAAGGTAACCCAAGAACTGGTGTTGCAGGATATGATCTTTGATTTTGTCAATGAATACGCGGCAACTCATCCCACGATTGCAGCTCCTTCTGAATTTGTTTTGTCGGATGAATTGTTCAACGAATTCAAGGAATACTTGAAAAAACGTGAATTTGAATACGAGACAGCCTCCCAGCTTGTTCTGGAAAGATTGGTAAAGGCGACTCAAGACGAGAAATACTATGATCAAGTGTCCAGCCAGGTAGAGCAATTGAAGAATAGTCTCGGACACTCTATTGATCGGGATTTGGATGTTTTCAAGAAAGAGATTTCCGATATATTGTCCGACCAGTTGATGGAACGTTATTATATGCAAGAGGGTGTGATCGAGTATCATATCCGTAATGACAAGGATATAGCTAAGGCGTTGGAGGTTTTGTCGAACAACGAAGAGTATCAAAAAATATTGAAGTAG
- a CDS encoding DUF4271 domain-containing protein, translated as MLLGMLDEQIDSVITDSIVPVSDSVVFPASLLRETVSWKPFLPFDTLTNQVELVDGIPLSGEKMNIEFISSILIYTVVYLVFIALLRLRGRGFLTTVYTYFFNRKRGASLQSEGGIPNYFFVFLSVSLSFSILSMLMAFLIDPPFVFFNALIYFLIIFGYYFLVLGLVRLFGWAFNRRHCASEIILNLRTSAIVLGLSISPFVLALFYVQTSAINMLLYVILGLGIIILVFRFIRLIKILYGYRVSILYMILYLCGLEILPILVLYKLLE; from the coding sequence ATGTTGTTGGGAATGTTGGACGAGCAAATAGATTCAGTTATAACGGATAGTATCGTGCCGGTGTCGGATTCTGTGGTGTTTCCGGCCTCTTTGTTAAGAGAAACGGTCTCTTGGAAACCTTTCTTACCGTTTGACACGCTGACGAATCAGGTGGAATTAGTGGACGGAATTCCTTTGAGCGGGGAGAAAATGAATATTGAATTTATTTCCAGTATTCTGATTTACACGGTCGTGTATCTCGTTTTTATCGCTTTGTTGCGCCTGCGAGGAAGAGGTTTCCTCACTACTGTATATACCTATTTTTTCAACCGGAAAAGAGGGGCCAGTTTACAATCGGAAGGCGGGATTCCGAACTACTTCTTCGTTTTCTTGTCGGTTAGCCTTTCTTTTTCAATCTTGTCCATGTTGATGGCTTTTTTAATCGATCCTCCCTTTGTATTCTTTAATGCCTTAATCTATTTTCTGATCATCTTCGGTTACTATTTTTTAGTCTTGGGACTTGTGCGGCTTTTCGGGTGGGCATTTAATAGAAGGCATTGTGCATCGGAGATCATCTTGAATTTGCGCACAAGCGCGATCGTGTTGGGATTATCCATATCCCCGTTCGTGCTGGCCTTGTTTTACGTGCAAACTTCGGCGATAAATATGTTATTATATGTCATTTTAGGGCTTGGTATCATTATTCTGGTTTTCAGATTTATAAGATTGATTAAAATATTATATGGATATAGAGTTTCAATTTTGTATATGATTTTGTACCTTTGTGGGCTTGAAATATTGCCGATTCTTGTCTTGTACAAGCTATTGGAATAA
- a CDS encoding uroporphyrinogen-III synthase: MKIKKILVSQPKPTTEKSPYFDLAEEFGLKLEFKSFIKVEGVTAKEFRQERINILDFTGIVFTSRTAIDHFFRICTEMRVTVPDTMKYFCISEAIAFYLQKYIVYRKRKIFYGDKKVEDMTKILLKHKTENFLVPVSDVHKENIPALMDELHLKYTKSVFYKTVSSDVASEIPDLKEYDILAFYTPAGIKSLFHNYPNFEQGSTIIAAFGEATAEAVEEAGLRLDIKAPTEKAPSMTMALEQFIKAYNKENKSK; this comes from the coding sequence TTGAAAATAAAGAAGATACTAGTTTCGCAGCCAAAGCCGACAACCGAGAAATCTCCGTATTTTGATTTGGCAGAAGAATTTGGATTGAAATTAGAATTCAAATCATTTATAAAGGTAGAAGGTGTCACGGCAAAAGAATTTCGTCAAGAAAGGATAAATATTCTTGATTTTACCGGGATCGTTTTCACCAGTCGTACGGCTATCGACCATTTCTTCCGGATCTGTACTGAAATGAGGGTAACCGTTCCCGACACGATGAAGTATTTCTGTATATCAGAGGCTATTGCTTTCTATCTTCAGAAATATATCGTGTACCGTAAGAGAAAAATTTTCTACGGGGACAAGAAAGTCGAGGATATGACAAAAATTCTGTTAAAGCATAAGACCGAAAACTTCCTAGTTCCGGTTTCCGACGTGCATAAAGAAAATATCCCCGCTTTGATGGATGAACTACACCTGAAGTACACGAAATCCGTATTCTATAAAACCGTGTCCAGTGATGTAGCCTCTGAAATTCCGGATTTGAAAGAGTATGATATATTGGCATTCTACACTCCGGCCGGTATCAAGTCATTGTTCCACAACTACCCGAATTTTGAACAGGGTTCGACAATTATCGCGGCCTTCGGGGAGGCGACAGCCGAGGCGGTTGAGGAGGCCGGGTTGAGACTTGATATAAAAGCCCCCACGGAAAAAGCCCCTTCGATGACCATGGCGCTGGAACAGTTCATTAAGGCTTACAACAAAGAAAATAAATCAAAATAG
- a CDS encoding tryptophanase gives MTNNIQFYSGENIPLELHKVRVVQKLHLVPVERRLKALQESGFNTFKLNTNDVFLDMLTDSGTNAMSDNQVAAMFRADDAYAGSQSFTRLLKAVQDVLGKEFLLPVHQGRAAENIICRTFIKPGQIVPMNYHFTTALAHITENGGKIAELLCDDALEIQSTNPFKGNIDIHKLEKCIQDHGSENIPFIRMEASTNLIGGQPFSIHNLQQVREVADRHGIMLVLDASLLGENAFLVKQREKEWKNASLAEILKTITGLADLVYFSARKLSSSRGGGICTNNRTLYAKMETLIPLFEGFLTYGGISVREIEAMAVGLYETQDETIIRQSPDSIAFLVNDLQQKGIPVVTPAGVLGCHVDAMSFCKHIPQSEYPAGALAAAFYLISGIRGMERGTISSVRDEQGNEIPSDLELLRLALPRRVFTLSQIKYVSDRMQWLFDNRHLIGGLRFVYEPPVLRFFMGTLAPTSGWPLRLLAKFKEDFGESL, from the coding sequence ATGACAAACAACATTCAATTTTACAGCGGAGAGAACATACCCCTGGAACTACATAAAGTCCGGGTCGTTCAAAAACTACATCTCGTACCCGTGGAACGACGCCTGAAAGCTTTGCAGGAATCCGGGTTCAATACCTTCAAGCTAAATACGAACGATGTGTTTCTGGATATGCTCACGGATAGTGGAACAAACGCCATGAGTGATAACCAAGTGGCCGCCATGTTTCGTGCCGATGACGCTTACGCCGGATCGCAAAGTTTCACCCGCCTGTTGAAAGCCGTGCAGGATGTACTTGGAAAAGAATTTCTACTCCCGGTACATCAGGGAAGAGCGGCAGAAAACATCATTTGCCGTACTTTTATCAAACCGGGACAAATCGTGCCGATGAATTACCACTTCACGACGGCCCTCGCCCATATCACGGAAAACGGGGGAAAGATCGCGGAACTTCTTTGTGACGATGCCTTGGAAATTCAGTCAACAAACCCGTTTAAAGGAAATATAGACATCCATAAACTGGAAAAATGCATTCAAGACCACGGCTCCGAAAATATCCCATTTATCCGGATGGAGGCCTCCACGAATTTAATCGGGGGCCAACCTTTTTCTATCCATAATCTTCAACAAGTCCGGGAAGTTGCCGACCGACACGGAATCATGCTAGTGCTGGATGCCAGCCTATTAGGTGAAAATGCCTTTCTCGTGAAACAACGGGAAAAAGAATGGAAAAATGCCTCTCTCGCCGAGATACTGAAAACTATTACGGGACTGGCCGACTTGGTTTACTTTTCTGCTAGAAAACTCAGTTCTTCCCGGGGCGGGGGTATTTGCACGAATAACCGGACGTTATACGCGAAGATGGAAACCCTTATCCCTCTTTTTGAAGGTTTTCTCACTTACGGGGGAATATCGGTCCGGGAAATTGAGGCCATGGCTGTAGGTCTCTACGAAACACAAGATGAAACCATCATCCGACAAAGCCCGGATTCTATCGCGTTCCTCGTGAATGACCTACAACAAAAAGGAATTCCTGTTGTTACCCCTGCCGGTGTACTGGGCTGCCACGTGGACGCCATGTCTTTCTGCAAGCACATCCCTCAATCGGAATACCCTGCCGGAGCTTTAGCCGCGGCCTTTTACCTCATTTCGGGTATTCGGGGAATGGAAAGAGGCACGATTTCCAGCGTAAGAGACGAGCAAGGAAACGAAATTCCCTCCGATCTGGAATTACTGCGCCTTGCCCTACCCCGGCGGGTGTTCACGCTATCGCAAATCAAATACGTGAGTGACCGGATGCAATGGTTATTTGATAACCGCCACCTGATCGGAGGACTACGTTTCGTGTATGAACCCCCGGTTCTACGTTTTTTCATGGGGACATTAGCTCCTACCTCCGGATGGCCGCTACGTCTTCTAGCCAAATTTAAAGAAGATTTCGGAGAAAGTCTTTAA